The following are encoded together in the Plasmodium brasilianum strain Bolivian I chromosome 10, whole genome shotgun sequence genome:
- a CDS encoding ribosomal large subunit pseudouridylate synthase: protein MNFSRILNNVSNHYKEGKALFLFKKSGFCSLENKFVIRKGKIMKEEDGIINNAGTYKSYKGHNLKIVYENNFFLVLNKPYDIKLEKGKYDSMYPSVETLLRQKRKNLGVMRICGQLDYATSGLLIIAKDRLSSNVLNYNIECKNISKIYLAILYDHLPLDVLHVNTPISKIKNEFKMKLCYNYNDYYDNGKYCYSLIYPYKHCYLNNAKVTLCELRTITGRRHQLRLHALCLGSGIVGDETYFEDMITNKYKINYSNYSTCSSNVEINNNYEDCNKKYDNEVTEKRDVKKIEIERMMLHCWIILKNDNEIKKLEKSENINILENKIFDKDYIICDDELSKFVNEEKRTFEQCVLKNNDLINTNFINYNVKNINKNIRKINKKLNKIKYDKLLHNSLTLQNTEGAKNAKCVKLQNVNNNIEKRQVHVKNEIDDIPRNSIQNETERMDINSIDLNSKKIETINVSDRFINDHLINKNSIYLVKNEKYKDPNDLFDDIHDSVNKFNWG from the exons atgaattttagtagaattttaaataatgtatCAAATCATTATAAAGAAGGGAAGGCTTTATTtctgtttaaaaaaagtggATTTTGCTCCTTAGAAAATAAGTTCGTTATAAGGAAGGGTAAAATTATGAAGGAGGAGGAtggtattattaataatgctGGCACATATAAAAGTTACAAAGGacacaatttaaaaatagtatatgaaaataattttttcctagTTTTAAATAAACCATATGATATTAAATTGGAAAAGGGGAAGTATGATAGCATGTACCCATCTGTAGAAACTTTACTTcgacaaaaaaggaaaaatttggGTGTTATGAG AATATGTGGTCAGCTGGACTATGCCACGAGCGGTCTTTTAATTATAGCGAAGGATAGACTAAGTTCCaatgttttaaattacaaTATAGAATGCAAGAatataagcaaaatatatCTAGCTATATTGTATGACCATTTGCCGCTAGACGTTTTGCATGTAAACACACcaataagtaaaattaaaaatgagttTAAAATGAAGttatgttataattataatgattattatgataatgGAAAATATTGTTATAGTCTAATTTATCCGTACAAACattgttatttaaataatgcgAAAGTTACTCTATGTGAACTAAGAACAATAACAGGTAGGAGGCATCAACTCAGATTACATGCCTTATGCCTAGGTAGTGGCATTGTTGGGGATGAAACTTATTTTGAAGATATGAtaactaataaatataaaattaattatagtAATTATTCAACGTGTAGTAGTAATGTGgaaataaacaataattatgaggattgtaataaaaaatatgataatgaGGTTACTGAAAAAAGagatgtaaaaaaaattgaaattgaAAGGATGATGTTGCATTGTTGGATTAtactaaaaaatgataatgagattaaaaaattagaaaaaagtgaaaatattaacattttggaaaataaaatatttgataaGGATTACATAATTTGTGATGATGAATTAAGTAAATTTGTTAATGAAGAGAAAAGAACTTTTGAGCAAtgtgttttaaaaaacaacgatttaattaatactaattttattaattacaatgtcaaaaatataaacaaaaacataagaaaaataaataaaaaattaaacaaaataaaatacgaCAAATTGTTACACAATTCTTTAACATTACAAAATACTGAAGGAGCAAAAAATGCAAAGTGTGTTAAACTGCAAAAtgtgaataataatattgagAAGAGACAAGTTCacgtaaaaaatgaaattgaTGATATACCTAGAAATAGCATACAAAATGAAACTGAGAGAATGGATATAAATAGTATAGATTTGAACtcgaaaaaaatagaaactaTTAACGTATCAGACCGCTTTATAAACgatcatttaataaataaaaattcaatttACTTggtaaaaaatgagaaatataAAGATCCTAATGATTTATTCGATGATATTCATGACAgtgttaataaatttaattggggataa